Part of the Tistrella bauzanensis genome is shown below.
GTCTATCCGGGGCTCGATCATAGCGGCGCGGTCAACGGCTCGCTGGGCGACAGCGTGCCCTTCGTGCGCAAGGTGATGGCCGGCCGCCCGGTCACCTCGACCTGCGGCCAGCCGGCATCCTGACCGGTGCTTGATATCATCCGACCCGGTATGCCTGAAACGGGCTGCCGGGTTGGATGCCTGGCAATTACAAATGTCGGTCGACATCCATCCGACTATGCAGAATCCGGATGACGTCAATCTCGTGCGGTGTGATTTTAAAGATCACAAAATGCAGACCGATCCGCGTTTTGAAATAGCCGGAGCGTACAGAAACAGGCTGATAGGTTCTCTCGTTATTTGCGAGCGCAATCAAGGCAGTCATTATTTGCGAAAAGTAAATCTCTGCCTGCTGAACGCTCCACGTTCTGACGCTATATTCGAATATATCTTCAAGATCCTGATCAGCGAGGGCTGTCAGGCGAATGCTCCGACGAAGGGGCTGGTTTCCCGACCGGTCGAGGCTCATCGTGCATGTTTTACCCGCATGCGTGCAAGAAACGCATCGCTGTCAAAAACCTGCGGCGGTCCGGAACGCTCGCCGTCGTCAATGGCATCCTGCAAGGCGCGGACGCGCGCTTCATGTTCTTCAAGCAGCCGCAAACCTGCCCGCACAACCTCGCTCGCCGATCCATATCGGCCCGTGTCCACTTGCGCCTGTATGAAGGCAGCAAAATGATCGCCAATCGTGATCGATGTGGTTCCGCTCATGGCCTGACGCTCCTGATTGCCCGACGCTTCTGATGGCCTGATGCTTCTGATGGATGGTCGACGCATATTACCATGGATCTGGTCAATCAGTGTCGATCAGCGCTGCCTTCCTGTCGCCGTTGCCATCCGGGGGCCGGAGGCTGGGGCATCCGGCTCGTCCGACGCGGCCGGTTCGCCCGCCGCGGCTGTCGCCGCACGATCGGCCGTGGCGCGGTCGGGGGGCAGGGTGGCGCCCTCAGTGGTGAGCAGGGCGCGTTTGACCCGTTCGCCCCAGCGATAGCCGGCGAAGCCGCCCTGTTCGGGGACCACCCGGTGGCAGGGTACCAGCAGCGCCACCTTGTTGGTGGCGCAGGCGCGGCCCACCGCGCGCGCGGCACCGGGATTGCCCAGCGCGCGGGCCAGGGCGCCATAGGTGGTGACCTGGCCCGCCGGCAGCCGGCGCAGCGCTTCCCACACGCGGAGCGTGAAGGCGCCGGCGCGCAGGTCCAGCGGCAGGCCGTGATCGTCCAGCCGCGCGCCATCCTGCGACAGCCCGGCCAGCACCGCCTCGGCGGCGGCGCCGATCAGCGCATGGCCGGCATCGGCCTCGACCAGCCGGGCGGCCGGGAAGTCGGCACCAAGCCCGCGCAGCAGGGCCGCATCGTCGGGGTCGATCGCGATCATGGCGATGCCGCGATCGGTGGCCGCGATCAGCAGCCGGCCATGGGGGCAATCGAACAGCCGCCACGACACGGTCTCGCCGCCACCACCGGCGGCGAAGCGGCCCGGTGCCATGCCAAGCCCGGCAGCGCCGCCGTCATAGACCCGCGCCGGGCCGCCGAAGCCGGCGGTATAGACCGCCTCGGTCACGCTTTCACCGGCCTTCAGCGCGGTGCGGAAACGGTTGCGCTTCAACCCGCGCAGCATGTCGGCCGGCGCCACCCCCAGCACCCGGCCGAAGGCGCGGGCGAGCTTTCGGGTCTCGACCCCCAGCAGACTGGCAAGCTCGGTGGCGCCCGGCACCTCGCAGCGCCGGTCGATGGCGCCCATCGCCGCGAGCACCAGCCGCTGTTCCGGCCCCAGCGCCTGGGGTTGCGGCGCGCAGCGTTTGCAGGCGCGGAACCCCGCCGCCTCGGCGGCATGGGCATCGGCGAAGAAGCGGACATTCTGGCGGAGCGGCGTGCGTGCCGGGCAGCCGGGCCGGCAATAGATGCCGGTGGTCAGCACCCCCAGCCGGAAGGCATCGGCGAACCGCCGGTCGCGGGTGACGATGATATGCCACAGCCGGTCGTCGCCGGCCTGATTGCCGGCCAGCGCCATGGCGGTGGCCGGCTGCGGGATATCGGCCGCGACGGGCCCGGCCGACGGCTGGATCTGGTGATCGGACATGATGGCACTTCCTCGATGATCGACTGGATCAGGTGACAGCTATCCTGCACCCGATCAGGGGCCGACCACCATCCGCGACCGGACGCGGATGTCATCCGGCCGGTCAGCCGTGCGCCAGTGACGTGCCGCCATGGGGCGTGTCGCCAGTGGGTGTGTCGTCGGGAAAGCCATCGGGGAAGGCGGCGGCGATCAGCGCGCGGGTGTAGTCGCTGGCCGGCGCCTCCATCACCCGGTCGGCCGGCCCTTGTTCCACCACCCGGCCCCGGCGCAGCACGATCAACTGATGAGCCAGCGCCCGCACCACCGCCAGATCATGCGAAATCAGCACATAGGCCAGCCGGCGGCGCTGTTGCAGCCCGCGCAGCAGGGTGACGATCTGGGCCTGGATCGAGACATCCAGCGCCGATGTCGGCTCGTCCAGAATGATCAGCGCCGGTTCCTGGATCAATGCGCGGGCGATGGCGATGCGCTGGCGCTGGCCGCCTGAGAATTCATGCGGGAAGCGGTCCTGCATCGCCCCCTCCAGCCCGACTTCGGTCAGGGCGTCGGCGATGCGCTGCCGGCGCGCGGCGCGGTCGGCGATGGGGGCATGGATATCGAGCCCTTCGGCCACGATATCACCCACGGTCATGCGCGGGCTCAACGAGCCGAACGGATCCTGAAACACGATCTGGAAGCGGTTGCGCAGTGGCCGCAGGTGCTTCTGATCGAGCCGCGCCAGATCGGTGCCGTCGAAATCGATCACGCCCTCGGCCGTGGTCAGCCGGATCAGGGCGGCGGCGATCGAGCTTTTGCCCGAGCCGCTTTCCCCCACCAGCCCCAGGGTCTCGCCCGGCCG
Proteins encoded:
- a CDS encoding type II toxin-antitoxin system RelE/ParE family toxin, which encodes MSLDRSGNQPLRRSIRLTALADQDLEDIFEYSVRTWSVQQAEIYFSQIMTALIALANNERTYQPVSVRSGYFKTRIGLHFVIFKITPHEIDVIRILHSRMDVDRHL
- a CDS encoding type II toxin-antitoxin system ParD family antitoxin, with product MSGTTSITIGDHFAAFIQAQVDTGRYGSASEVVRAGLRLLEEHEARVRALQDAIDDGERSGPPQVFDSDAFLARMRVKHAR
- a CDS encoding bifunctional transcriptional activator/DNA repair enzyme AdaA, whose amino-acid sequence is MSDHQIQPSAGPVAADIPQPATAMALAGNQAGDDRLWHIIVTRDRRFADAFRLGVLTTGIYCRPGCPARTPLRQNVRFFADAHAAEAAGFRACKRCAPQPQALGPEQRLVLAAMGAIDRRCEVPGATELASLLGVETRKLARAFGRVLGVAPADMLRGLKRNRFRTALKAGESVTEAVYTAGFGGPARVYDGGAAGLGMAPGRFAAGGGGETVSWRLFDCPHGRLLIAATDRGIAMIAIDPDDAALLRGLGADFPAARLVEADAGHALIGAAAEAVLAGLSQDGARLDDHGLPLDLRAGAFTLRVWEALRRLPAGQVTTYGALARALGNPGAARAVGRACATNKVALLVPCHRVVPEQGGFAGYRWGERVKRALLTTEGATLPPDRATADRAATAAAGEPAASDEPDAPASGPRMATATGRQR